In a genomic window of Deltaproteobacteria bacterium:
- a CDS encoding elongation factor Tu, which produces PGENVKMRVKLINAIAMEEGVRFAIREGGRTVGAGVVTKIHA; this is translated from the coding sequence CCGGGAGAAAACGTGAAGATGCGGGTGAAGCTGATCAACGCGATCGCGATGGAAGAGGGCGTTCGCTTCGCCATCCGCGAGGGCGGACGCACCGTCGGCGCCGGCGTCGTCACGAAAATTCACGCGTAA